The Vibrio kanaloae genome has a window encoding:
- a CDS encoding YqaA family protein produces the protein MLEFFNSLFENIALWFSDSALWVLFISGFLSATLLPGGSEASLVAALSLEQFSVSSIILVATLGNTFGGLTNYWVGLWLPNRTQSEKHGHKAMAWLSRYGYWTLLFSWLPVIGDPLCLAAGWLRMKFIPSVILIAIGKAARYSLLTAIYFGFF, from the coding sequence GTGCTAGAGTTCTTTAATTCTCTTTTTGAAAACATAGCGCTGTGGTTCTCTGACTCGGCGCTTTGGGTACTCTTCATCAGTGGCTTCTTAAGTGCCACGTTACTGCCCGGCGGTTCAGAAGCCAGTCTTGTTGCGGCATTGAGTTTAGAGCAGTTCTCTGTCTCATCGATTATTCTAGTGGCGACACTCGGCAATACTTTTGGCGGTCTTACTAATTATTGGGTTGGTTTGTGGTTGCCTAATCGAACTCAATCTGAAAAACATGGTCATAAGGCTATGGCGTGGCTGAGCCGTTATGGTTACTGGACGCTGTTATTCAGTTGGTTACCCGTTATTGGTGACCCTTTGTGTCTGGCCGCGGGTTGGCTAAGAATGAAATTTATCCCTAGCGTTATTTTGATAGCGATTGGCAAAGCCGCTCGCTACAGTCTACTTACTGCTATCTACTTCGGTTTTTTCTAA
- a CDS encoding M16 family metallopeptidase, with product MKKVLLGTFSLIAIAGCSYNVPSSTSFFSSLPEGVTLVEEVKPSKDKVVIPYTKYQLDNGLTVILSPDDSDPLVHVDVTYHVGSAREQIGKSGFAHFFEHMMFQGSENVGDQQHFKIITEAGGSLNGTTNRDRTNYFETVPSNQLEKMLWLESDRMGFLLDAVSQKKFEVQRGTVKNERAQSYENRPYGLMWERMGEALYPEGHPYSWQPIGYVEDLDRVDVNDLKAFFLRWYGPNNAVLTIGGDIDVDDTLEWVNKYFGPIPQGPEVRAAEKQPAVLTEDKYITLEDNIRQPMVLVGWPTTYRGEETQASLNALSNVLGSGTNSYLYQNLVKTQKAVSAGSFHDCAELACTTYVYAMGNSGEKGDLTVLNKELMDTLEQFSKEGVEQDRLDQITGMAEADAVFALQSVKGKVSQLASNQTFYGQPDRIESQLDQIRAVTPDSVSKAYQDFIEGKHKVTLSVVPKKRLELAVREATFTTPTRTLPEYAKVTEDQLDFRKAPNTFDRSVMPEVTFGVKATMPELYRMHFANGTDLIGTVTSETPTVQLQIQLPAGERYVRKGQEGLANLTASMMEEGSTKRTVEELQATLDKLGSSVSISAGSYTTDISISTLEKNLPQTLAIVQEILFEPKFDEQDFERVKKQMLEGVVYQHQQPSWMASQATREVLFGDTVFARASDGTKESLSKLTLDDVKKFYAQHYTPEGANIVVVGDISKKEVGKQLQFFEQWQGDAAPLTRPQIVKELSGQHLYLVDKPGAPQSIVRLVRKGLPFDATGELYLSQLANFNLAGNFNSRINQNLREDKAYTYGASGYFASTRETGAVVFSAQVRANATVPSIQEFTNELDEFSQSGLTDEEVKFMRLAVGQQDALKYETPSQKAGLLSNIVALSLDENYLQQRNQIVETVSKETLNELSKKWFDPNDYQIIVVGDATSLRPQLEKLDIPIEELEIIR from the coding sequence ATGAAAAAGGTTTTACTTGGTACATTTTCTCTTATCGCCATTGCCGGCTGTTCTTACAATGTACCTAGCTCAACATCTTTCTTTTCTTCATTGCCAGAAGGCGTCACTCTAGTCGAAGAAGTTAAGCCTTCTAAAGACAAAGTGGTGATTCCTTACACCAAGTATCAATTGGATAATGGCTTAACCGTTATTCTTTCTCCGGATGATTCTGATCCTCTTGTGCATGTGGATGTAACCTATCATGTGGGTTCTGCTCGTGAGCAGATTGGTAAGTCGGGCTTTGCTCACTTCTTTGAACACATGATGTTTCAAGGCTCTGAGAACGTCGGTGACCAGCAACACTTTAAGATCATTACCGAAGCGGGTGGTTCGTTAAACGGTACCACTAATCGTGACCGTACCAACTACTTTGAAACCGTTCCATCTAACCAACTTGAGAAAATGTTGTGGTTAGAATCAGACCGAATGGGTTTCTTATTGGATGCGGTTTCTCAGAAGAAATTTGAAGTTCAAAGAGGCACGGTTAAAAACGAACGTGCTCAAAGTTATGAAAACCGTCCTTATGGCTTGATGTGGGAGCGCATGGGTGAGGCGCTTTACCCTGAAGGTCACCCGTATTCATGGCAGCCAATTGGTTATGTGGAAGATCTCGATCGTGTTGATGTGAATGACCTTAAGGCGTTCTTCCTACGTTGGTATGGCCCAAATAATGCTGTGTTAACGATTGGTGGTGATATCGACGTTGATGACACGCTAGAGTGGGTTAACAAGTACTTTGGCCCTATCCCTCAAGGCCCAGAAGTTAGGGCTGCAGAGAAACAACCTGCCGTGCTAACAGAAGATAAGTACATCACCTTAGAAGATAATATTCGTCAGCCGATGGTACTGGTCGGTTGGCCAACAACGTATCGCGGTGAAGAGACACAAGCTTCCCTGAATGCACTGTCTAACGTGTTAGGTTCTGGCACCAACAGTTACCTGTATCAAAACTTGGTTAAAACACAGAAAGCAGTCAGCGCAGGATCTTTTCATGATTGTGCTGAATTAGCTTGTACCACGTATGTATATGCGATGGGCAACTCAGGTGAAAAAGGCGATTTGACGGTTCTTAATAAAGAATTGATGGATACCCTAGAGCAATTCTCGAAAGAGGGCGTTGAACAAGATCGTTTGGACCAGATCACCGGTATGGCAGAAGCGGATGCGGTTTTTGCATTGCAAAGTGTGAAAGGTAAGGTTTCACAACTCGCGTCTAATCAAACCTTCTATGGCCAGCCTGATCGTATTGAATCACAACTGGATCAAATCCGCGCGGTGACTCCCGATAGTGTAAGTAAAGCTTATCAAGACTTTATCGAGGGTAAACACAAGGTGACACTCAGTGTTGTACCTAAGAAGCGACTTGAGCTAGCGGTTCGCGAAGCTACATTCACCACTCCAACTCGCACGTTACCTGAATATGCCAAAGTCACTGAAGATCAGCTCGATTTCAGAAAAGCACCAAATACCTTTGATCGCAGCGTAATGCCAGAAGTAACCTTTGGTGTTAAAGCGACGATGCCTGAGTTGTACCGCATGCACTTTGCAAATGGCACGGACTTGATTGGTACTGTGACCAGTGAAACACCGACAGTACAGCTACAGATTCAACTTCCAGCTGGCGAGCGTTATGTTCGCAAAGGGCAAGAAGGCCTAGCAAACCTAACGGCTTCTATGATGGAGGAAGGCTCAACCAAACGAACCGTTGAAGAACTACAGGCAACATTAGATAAGCTTGGCAGCAGCGTTAGTATCAGTGCGGGCAGTTACACCACGGACATTTCAATCTCGACGCTAGAGAAAAACCTGCCTCAAACCTTAGCGATCGTACAAGAGATTCTGTTTGAGCCTAAGTTTGATGAACAAGACTTCGAACGTGTTAAGAAGCAGATGCTAGAAGGCGTTGTGTATCAGCATCAGCAGCCAAGCTGGATGGCTTCTCAAGCAACCCGTGAAGTGCTGTTTGGTGACACTGTTTTTGCTCGCGCAAGTGATGGTACTAAGGAATCTCTATCGAAATTGACCTTAGACGATGTGAAAAAATTCTATGCGCAACATTACACACCAGAAGGTGCCAATATTGTTGTTGTGGGAGACATCTCGAAGAAAGAGGTAGGGAAACAGCTACAATTCTTTGAGCAGTGGCAAGGCGATGCGGCACCATTAACGCGTCCACAGATCGTCAAAGAGCTTTCTGGTCAGCACCTGTACTTAGTTGATAAACCGGGTGCGCCGCAAAGCATTGTTCGCTTGGTTCGTAAGGGCCTGCCGTTTGATGCGACGGGTGAATTGTACTTGAGCCAACTGGCTAACTTTAACTTAGCTGGTAACTTCAATAGCCGTATCAACCAGAACCTACGTGAAGACAAAGCTTACACTTACGGTGCAAGCGGTTATTTCGCGAGTACTCGTGAAACTGGTGCGGTAGTTTTTAGCGCGCAGGTAAGAGCCAATGCGACAGTTCCATCGATTCAGGAGTTCACTAATGAACTGGATGAATTTAGTCAAAGTGGATTAACTGACGAAGAGGTGAAATTTATGCGCCTTGCTGTCGGTCAACAAGATGCACTTAAATATGAAACGCCAAGTCAAAAGGCTGGGTTATTGAGTAATATTGTCGCATTGAGCCTTGATGAAAATTACCTACAACAGCGTAATCAGATAGTTGAAACGGTTTCAAAAGAGACCTTAAACGAACTATCGAAGAAATGGTTTGACCCGAATGATTATCAAATAATAGTGGTTGGCGACGCGACTTCGCTTCGTCCTCAACTAGAAAAGTTAGATATTCCAATAGAAGAGCTTGAAATCATTCGTTAG
- a CDS encoding NADP-dependent oxidoreductase, translating into MENKQIAITQFGGVENLSIQTGAIPEPKAGEVVVKVSFSGINPIDVKTRAGLGWAAAQNKDNLPWVPGYDISGQIITLGDQAKRFTVGDNVAGFIGFPLQGGGYSQYVCVPEAALSMVPDSVTLEAAAALPLASQTAAQALNKVEVKEGDRVLILAGAGGVGHFAVQIAVAAKAEVYTTCSEANLDYLATLGAHAINYKFAPASERVSDVDVLIDLVGGDTALDALKCLKDGARVVTVPTLSAELICEKAKLLGFTASGMLVEPNPEQMDTMLYMVSVGLLKTEIQGIYSLDEAQSAHLQVETGHTRGKVLLKMQEG; encoded by the coding sequence ATGGAAAATAAACAGATTGCGATAACTCAATTCGGCGGCGTCGAAAACCTTAGTATTCAAACCGGTGCGATTCCTGAGCCTAAGGCTGGAGAAGTGGTGGTTAAAGTTTCCTTTTCGGGCATTAATCCGATTGATGTCAAAACCCGAGCAGGTCTTGGTTGGGCTGCTGCACAAAACAAAGATAACCTTCCTTGGGTGCCTGGTTACGATATTTCAGGACAAATTATCACGCTAGGCGATCAGGCTAAACGTTTTACTGTTGGCGATAACGTGGCAGGCTTTATTGGTTTCCCACTGCAAGGTGGCGGCTACAGCCAATATGTATGTGTCCCAGAAGCGGCATTAAGCATGGTTCCTGACTCTGTTACCCTAGAAGCGGCAGCAGCATTACCACTTGCGAGCCAAACAGCAGCCCAAGCGCTCAATAAAGTCGAAGTGAAGGAAGGCGATCGCGTGCTTATCTTAGCGGGCGCGGGCGGCGTTGGTCACTTTGCTGTTCAAATTGCAGTGGCAGCAAAAGCTGAGGTTTACACGACCTGCAGCGAAGCTAACCTCGACTATCTTGCAACGCTAGGCGCTCATGCCATCAACTATAAATTTGCCCCAGCTTCAGAGCGAGTTTCTGATGTTGATGTACTGATTGATTTGGTCGGTGGCGATACAGCGCTTGACGCATTGAAGTGCCTGAAAGATGGTGCGAGAGTGGTCACTGTTCCTACTCTATCGGCAGAGTTGATCTGCGAGAAAGCGAAATTATTAGGTTTTACTGCATCAGGCATGTTGGTGGAGCCAAACCCTGAGCAAATGGACACCATGCTTTACATGGTCAGTGTCGGATTGCTTAAAACAGAGATTCAAGGTATCTACTCGTTAGACGAAGCGCAATCGGCTCATCTTCAGGTTGAAACCGGACATACAAGAGGCAAGGTACTACTTAAAATGCAAGAAGGTTGA
- a CDS encoding sodium ion-translocating decarboxylase subunit beta, producing the protein MEGLMTLWSETGIANFEFGQICMMLIGCLLLFLAIRKGFEPLLLLPIGFGAVLANIPNAGFTEPGGLLYYVYYIGIETGIFPLLIFMGVGAMTDFGALIANPKTLWLGAAAQFGIFATLFGAILLNYVPGMEFSMADASSIAIIGGADGPTAIFLASKLSPDLLGAIAVAAYSYMALVPIIQPPIMKALTSPEERKIKMAQLRHVSKVEKILFPLAVLLMTILFLPSATPLVGMFCLGNLMREAGVVDRLSKTAQNELINVVTIFLGLGVGSKLQADTFLNLETLGILGLGAVAFSIGTAGGVLMAKVLNRFSKEDINPLIGAAGVSAVPMAARVVNKVGLEANPQNFLLMHAMGPNVAGVLGSAVAAGILLALVG; encoded by the coding sequence ATGGAAGGATTGATGACCTTATGGTCGGAAACAGGGATTGCTAACTTTGAGTTTGGCCAAATCTGTATGATGCTGATTGGTTGCTTACTGTTGTTTTTGGCAATTCGTAAAGGATTTGAACCGTTACTTCTACTACCGATTGGCTTTGGTGCTGTATTAGCAAACATTCCAAATGCTGGGTTTACTGAGCCCGGCGGTTTGCTTTACTACGTTTACTACATTGGTATTGAGACCGGTATTTTCCCACTGCTGATCTTTATGGGTGTTGGTGCGATGACGGACTTCGGTGCGTTGATTGCGAACCCTAAAACGTTGTGGCTAGGGGCTGCGGCTCAGTTTGGTATCTTTGCAACGCTATTTGGCGCGATCTTGCTGAACTATGTTCCAGGAATGGAATTCTCAATGGCAGATGCTTCGTCAATTGCGATCATTGGTGGTGCCGATGGCCCAACCGCGATCTTCTTGGCGAGTAAGTTATCTCCTGACCTACTAGGTGCCATTGCAGTAGCGGCTTATAGCTACATGGCTTTGGTTCCTATCATTCAGCCACCAATCATGAAAGCGTTAACGTCTCCTGAAGAGCGCAAGATTAAGATGGCTCAACTTCGTCACGTTAGTAAAGTCGAGAAGATTCTTTTCCCACTTGCTGTACTACTGATGACGATTTTGTTCCTACCTTCAGCAACACCTCTCGTAGGTATGTTTTGCCTAGGTAACTTAATGCGTGAAGCGGGTGTGGTGGATCGCCTTTCAAAAACAGCTCAAAACGAACTGATTAACGTTGTGACTATTTTCCTTGGTCTCGGTGTTGGTTCTAAGCTTCAAGCGGATACGTTCTTGAACTTAGAGACGCTAGGTATTCTAGGTTTAGGTGCGGTGGCGTTCAGTATCGGTACGGCGGGTGGTGTATTGATGGCGAAGGTTCTAAATCGCTTCTCGAAAGAAGACATCAACCCATTAATTGGCGCAGCTGGTGTATCTGCGGTTCCGATGGCGGCTCGTGTTGTCAACAAGGTTGGACTTGAGGCAAACCCTCAGAACTTCTTGTTGATGCATGCAATGGGTCCGAACGTAGCAGGTGTGCTTGGTAGTGCGGTTGCGGCGGGTATTCTATTAGCTCTCGTGGGCTAG
- the gshA gene encoding glutamate--cysteine ligase, with amino-acid sequence MTDFAARLKQVATNPKTFSQFGRGVERETLRYTEDGHLATGPHPKALGSALMNGWVTTDFSESLLEFITPVSNDVPTLLNQLSDIHHFTQTKLDGEKMWPLSMPCYVGSEDYIQLAQYGTSNNGKMKTLYREGLKRRYGSLMQIISGVHFNFSFPDSFWDSLFGEQTEEARCKSKSDAYFGLIRNYYRFGWLIPYFFGASPALCPSFIKGRETKLPFEKIGETLYLPNATALRLSDLGYTNSAQSVLKIGFNSLEQYLDGLNQAIRTPSEEFAEIGTKVDGEYRQLNSNVLQIENELYAPIRPKRVAKSGEKPSEALARGGVEYIEVRSLDVNPFSSIGINEQQVRFLDLFLTWSVLTDSAEMDNCELECWRDNWNKVILEGRQVGLELQIGCHGERLSLQDWAKRVFKDLRSIAEMMDAEQGGRAYQETCDTLGSWIDNPELTISGQLLEETKKLGGLGKVGCALGNAYAQQHAAHQYKVYSAELMEAEVRRSMIDQQQSEEASTQDFDSFLADYFSYLKA; translated from the coding sequence TTGACTGATTTTGCTGCGCGACTAAAGCAAGTTGCAACCAACCCTAAGACCTTTTCTCAATTTGGTCGTGGTGTTGAAAGGGAAACGTTACGCTACACGGAGGATGGGCACCTTGCTACTGGGCCGCACCCAAAAGCTTTGGGATCTGCGTTGATGAACGGATGGGTAACGACCGATTTTTCCGAGTCGTTACTGGAGTTTATTACACCTGTTTCTAACGACGTTCCGACGCTTTTGAATCAATTGTCTGATATCCACCATTTCACACAAACCAAGTTAGATGGCGAAAAGATGTGGCCGCTTTCTATGCCTTGCTACGTAGGCAGTGAAGATTATATTCAGCTCGCTCAATACGGCACCTCTAATAACGGCAAGATGAAGACGCTATATCGCGAAGGCTTAAAGCGTCGTTACGGTAGTCTGATGCAGATTATTTCCGGTGTTCACTTCAACTTCTCTTTCCCAGATAGTTTTTGGGATAGCTTGTTTGGAGAGCAAACAGAAGAAGCGCGTTGTAAATCTAAGTCCGATGCTTACTTTGGTTTGATTCGTAATTACTACCGTTTTGGTTGGTTAATCCCATATTTCTTCGGCGCTTCGCCTGCACTATGTCCTTCTTTCATCAAAGGAAGAGAGACAAAGCTACCTTTTGAAAAGATAGGCGAAACGCTGTATTTACCAAATGCAACAGCACTACGTCTGAGCGATCTTGGCTATACTAACAGTGCACAAAGTGTGCTGAAAATTGGCTTTAATAGCCTAGAACAGTACTTAGACGGATTGAACCAAGCGATTCGGACACCATCGGAAGAGTTTGCCGAAATTGGTACTAAAGTTGATGGTGAATACCGTCAGTTGAATAGTAACGTTCTTCAAATCGAGAATGAGCTTTATGCGCCAATTCGTCCTAAGCGTGTCGCGAAAAGTGGTGAGAAGCCATCAGAAGCACTCGCGCGTGGCGGTGTCGAATATATTGAAGTTCGTTCTTTAGACGTAAACCCGTTCAGTTCAATTGGTATTAATGAGCAGCAGGTCCGCTTCCTCGATCTATTCTTAACGTGGAGCGTGTTAACGGATTCTGCGGAGATGGATAACTGTGAGTTGGAATGCTGGCGTGATAACTGGAACAAGGTGATCTTAGAAGGTCGTCAAGTTGGCCTAGAGCTTCAAATTGGTTGTCATGGCGAGCGATTGTCTCTGCAAGATTGGGCGAAGCGAGTCTTCAAAGACCTACGTTCTATTGCCGAGATGATGGACGCTGAGCAAGGTGGTCGTGCATACCAAGAAACTTGTGATACGCTGGGATCTTGGATTGATAACCCTGAACTGACTATTTCTGGCCAATTGCTAGAAGAGACTAAAAAACTGGGTGGCTTAGGTAAAGTAGGCTGCGCGTTAGGAAATGCTTACGCTCAACAACATGCAGCACATCAATATAAAGTGTATTCAGCTGAGTTGATGGAAGCCGAAGTTCGACGTTCAATGATTGATCAACAGCAAAGTGAAGAAGCCAGCACTCAAGATTTTGATAGCTTCTTAGCGGATTACTTTTCGTATTTAAAAGCATAG
- a CDS encoding transglycosylase SLT domain-containing protein: MERKQALLGQPIHVSGKWSPVVTVGVVSSLLVGCATPPPKQQDNLCSIFREHSSWYEGALDMQEEWGTPINVAMAFVKQESSFRHDARPPKDYLLGFIPWGRVSSAYGYAQAQDPAWEYFQKATNNGGSRTNFDDSLMFIGWYTSETRRQLGISLWDPYNQYLAYHEGRGGYKRQSYKSKPSLIKVARKVEQQAKDYGWQLKQCRKELEDNRSWFF; this comes from the coding sequence GTGGAAAGGAAGCAAGCCTTATTAGGTCAACCTATTCATGTAAGTGGTAAATGGTCACCGGTGGTGACTGTTGGTGTTGTCTCTAGTTTATTGGTTGGATGTGCAACACCGCCACCTAAGCAGCAAGATAACCTGTGCAGTATTTTCAGAGAGCACTCTTCATGGTATGAAGGTGCATTGGATATGCAAGAAGAGTGGGGCACGCCGATTAACGTAGCGATGGCTTTTGTGAAACAAGAGAGTAGCTTTCGTCATGATGCACGCCCACCCAAAGATTACCTTCTTGGCTTTATCCCTTGGGGGCGGGTAAGCAGCGCCTACGGGTATGCGCAAGCGCAAGATCCTGCTTGGGAATACTTTCAAAAAGCGACCAATAACGGTGGGTCAAGAACCAATTTCGATGATTCATTGATGTTCATTGGTTGGTATACCAGCGAGACTCGTCGTCAGCTTGGTATCTCGTTGTGGGATCCGTATAACCAATATCTGGCCTATCATGAAGGGCGTGGTGGTTATAAGCGTCAATCATACAAAAGCAAACCATCTTTGATTAAGGTGGCTCGCAAAGTCGAACAGCAAGCAAAAGATTATGGATGGCAACTGAAACAGTGCCGCAAAGAACTGGAAGACAATCGAAGTTGGTTTTTCTAA
- the luxS gene encoding S-ribosylhomocysteine lyase, translating to MPLLDSFTVDHTRMNAPAVRVAKTMQTPKGDTITVFDLRFTAPNKDILSEKGIHTLEHLYAGFMRNQLNGSDVEIIDISPMGCRTGFYMSLIGTPTEQQVADGWLAAMQDVLKVENQNKIPELNEYQCGTAAMHSLDEAKEIANAIIAAGISVNKNDELALPESMLQELKID from the coding sequence ATGCCTTTATTAGATAGTTTCACTGTTGATCATACACGCATGAACGCACCAGCCGTTCGTGTCGCGAAAACAATGCAAACCCCAAAAGGGGATACCATCACTGTGTTTGACTTGCGTTTTACCGCGCCAAACAAAGATATCCTATCTGAGAAAGGTATCCATACGCTAGAGCACCTATACGCTGGATTCATGCGTAATCAACTGAACGGTTCAGATGTAGAGATTATCGATATCTCACCGATGGGGTGTCGTACCGGTTTCTACATGAGCCTGATTGGTACGCCTACAGAGCAACAAGTGGCAGACGGATGGTTGGCTGCAATGCAAGACGTACTGAAAGTTGAGAATCAAAATAAGATCCCTGAACTGAACGAATACCAATGTGGTACCGCGGCAATGCACTCTTTGGATGAAGCGAAAGAGATCGCTAACGCGATCATCGCTGCAGGTATTTCTGTAAACAAGAATGATGAACTGGCATTGCCAGAGTCGATGCTTCAAGAGCTTAAAATTGACTAA
- the oadA gene encoding sodium-extruding oxaloacetate decarboxylase subunit alpha yields MSKPLAITDVVLRDAHQSLFATRMRIEDMLPIAAELDKVGYWSLETWGGATFDSCIRFLGEDPWERLRELKKAMPNTPMQMLLRGQNLLGYRHYADDVVEKFVERAHKNGMDVFRIFDAMNDVRNFEKAVKATIDVGGHAQGTLSYTTSPVHNSDTWVDLAKRLEDLGCHSLCIKDMSGLLKPYEAEELITRIKASCDVPLALHSHATTGLSTATAVKAVEAGIDILDTAISSMSCTYGHTPTETVVAMLEGTERDTNLKLDQIEPIAAYFRDVRKKYAKWEGQLKGVDSRILIAQVPGGMLTNMEGQLKEQGAADRMDEVLEEIPRVRKELGYIPLVTPTSQIVGTQAVINVLTGERYKSITKETAGLLKGEYGQAPAEVDVELQTKVLDGAEPITCRPADLLKSEMDTLTTDLLEKAKSEGISLAEDTVDDVLTYALFPQVGLKFLKNRRNPEAFEPAPMLETEAPVVAAPVQASGGIESYSVKVDGQVYDVEVGPQGELTSVAPSAKHTQAAQAAPVVASDAEAVPAPLAGNIFKVIVQAGAEVAEGDVLLILEAMKMETEVRAARGGIVQELNVKEGDAVTVGAPLLSLA; encoded by the coding sequence ATGTCTAAACCACTAGCTATCACAGATGTGGTACTTCGTGACGCGCACCAGTCACTATTTGCTACTCGTATGCGTATCGAAGATATGCTGCCAATTGCGGCAGAGCTGGATAAAGTCGGTTACTGGTCACTTGAGACTTGGGGCGGCGCGACGTTTGATTCGTGTATCCGTTTTCTTGGCGAGGATCCATGGGAGCGTTTGCGTGAGCTGAAAAAAGCGATGCCAAACACACCAATGCAGATGCTACTGCGTGGTCAAAACCTATTGGGCTACCGTCACTACGCGGATGATGTAGTAGAAAAATTTGTTGAACGTGCCCATAAAAACGGCATGGACGTATTCCGTATCTTTGATGCGATGAATGACGTACGTAACTTTGAAAAAGCAGTGAAAGCAACGATCGACGTTGGTGGCCACGCTCAAGGTACGTTGTCTTATACAACCAGTCCGGTTCACAACTCAGATACTTGGGTTGATTTGGCTAAGCGTCTAGAAGACCTAGGTTGTCACTCACTATGTATCAAAGATATGTCAGGTTTATTGAAGCCCTATGAAGCGGAAGAGCTGATTACACGTATCAAAGCATCGTGTGACGTTCCTCTAGCGTTGCATAGCCACGCGACAACCGGTCTATCGACTGCAACAGCGGTTAAAGCCGTTGAGGCGGGTATCGATATTCTAGACACGGCTATCTCTTCAATGAGCTGTACTTACGGTCACACGCCAACCGAAACGGTTGTTGCGATGTTAGAAGGTACAGAGCGTGATACCAATCTTAAGCTTGATCAGATCGAACCCATCGCGGCTTACTTCCGTGATGTACGTAAAAAATACGCGAAATGGGAAGGTCAGCTAAAAGGTGTTGATTCACGTATCTTGATTGCTCAGGTTCCTGGCGGCATGTTAACCAACATGGAAGGCCAGCTTAAAGAACAGGGCGCAGCCGACCGTATGGACGAAGTGCTCGAAGAGATCCCTCGCGTACGTAAAGAGCTTGGGTACATTCCTTTGGTAACACCAACGTCTCAGATTGTCGGTACTCAAGCGGTTATTAACGTCTTAACAGGTGAACGCTATAAGAGCATCACGAAAGAAACTGCTGGTCTACTGAAAGGTGAATACGGTCAAGCTCCTGCTGAGGTTGATGTAGAACTGCAAACGAAAGTATTGGATGGCGCAGAGCCGATTACTTGTCGTCCTGCTGACTTACTTAAGTCTGAAATGGATACGTTAACGACGGATCTGTTAGAGAAAGCGAAATCAGAGGGCATTTCACTCGCTGAAGATACGGTTGATGATGTGCTTACTTACGCATTGTTTCCACAAGTTGGTCTTAAGTTCCTTAAGAATCGTCGTAACCCTGAAGCATTTGAACCTGCACCAATGCTAGAAACAGAGGCTCCAGTTGTAGCTGCTCCTGTACAAGCTTCTGGTGGCATTGAAAGCTACAGCGTGAAGGTGGATGGTCAAGTTTATGATGTTGAAGTTGGCCCACAAGGTGAACTTACATCAGTGGCGCCATCAGCAAAACATACTCAAGCGGCTCAGGCTGCACCAGTAGTAGCTTCTGACGCTGAAGCGGTTCCTGCTCCACTTGCGGGGAACATTTTTAAGGTCATCGTTCAGGCGGGGGCTGAGGTTGCTGAAGGTGATGTTCTGCTTATCCTAGAAGCAATGAAGATGGAAACGGAAGTTCGTGCTGCTCGTGGTGGTATCGTTCAAGAGTTGAATGTTAAAGAAGGCGATGCAGTTACTGTAGGCGCTCCACTACTAAGTTTAGCATAA